The DNA window atacttttttcatAGACGACCAAAATAAGAAATCCGTCACACAAAATAGATATATAAACTCACACGTTAATGTCACTGATTAAAATTTCTTTGAAATGTCACTGTGATTCATGATTATTGTTTATTTAAGAAACCTTGACACTGAACGAATTTCATCAAGCGTCCTTGTTTCAAAgcacttttttttttaagcCCATTATTTGGACGCAGAAACTCTTTCTTCAAGagctaaataaaaaaaataaaatttttatatttttttctactaTTGTTAAATTTGTAAAGTCAATTACTGTAGAACTAAAGCAAAAAGCCAAAAAAATTAACATCAAATTCATGCATTCGGTGGGAAAATATTCATGTAGGATACACCATGCATCAGTGCTCTTGTGCCAAGAGTCAATAATGAAGATGAGCGACCAGACAATCCTTAATAGTTAATATAGCATATAGCATAGCACCTTCCCTGTAATAAATCACTATACTTGTAGTTGCACAAATAAAATTATCCTCCATGCAATGTTGAGATGAAAACGATGACGTCCTTCTCCTCTAGCGTCGTGTCAAGCTGTCCGCTGAGTTCCCAATCACAGTCATTCACGAGGACTAAAACTCCAGGTCTTCTGCATGTGCATCAGATATGAAACTATCGCGTTAAATTCTCGTTATGCTTAAAGTCATTCCAGGGCCAGGTTACAATGACCATTTTTTTCTTTGGATGAAAATGTTAAAGACATAAAATTATTCTCGACCCACCTCCATGAACTCAAACTTTTGAGAAAAAATTAATATCTTACACGATCAACGAACCAAGAGGTCAAATGTTTAAGATATCAACTTGACAAAAGTTGATCTTGAGTAGTTATATTCGAGCCTCTATTTCCCAATACGTGACCAATATATATGCAGAACCTACATATTAATCCTGGGAATATTTCCTACATCCCTAACTCACAAGTGATGGGCGTgttcaaacataatattattgttGGCCCACATGGATGAGATCCAActtttggaaaaaaataatttctaaccGAACACTGCTTGAAAATTGAATCATCAACTGTACAGAAAGGACTCTTTTTTAGATACACAGTTATAATGAATGAGTCACTTACACAGTATCCCCTTTCATAAACATTTCGGGCCTTTCCTTAATCAAATTGGTGCGGACCCAAGAGAGCAAGTGTTTCATAGTTAATTGCCTGAAAATGAAACAAAATAAACCATAACTTCACATGGTCAACTAGCGGGAAAAAACTCGCAGATTACCGGTGAGAAAAATAACTGTAATTCAGAAGACATTCACCTGGTTTTCTTCAGCCTGTAGGTCGACATTTACTTGATGGATCTTCACAAAATTGCATAAAAGTTCCAGTCCTCCACTGTTTTTCAGAAGCATGGACTTCAAAATTGCAGCAAACaaggaaaaaaagaaaactACGGCGGCAGATTATGAAGTTTATATACACTGACAAGCAGTCTAAAGAACAAGCCCATCATATATTTCACATAGAGTGAATCATTATCAGCTGAATAGGTCTGAAGTGAAAAAGAATAGTTAGCCGAACTTCACAAGTCTTCAAGCAGCTCAATAGCATCAGATAATACATGCTTTTGCCACAATGCCATGATCAAATTCTGACAATAACCAAAAGGTACTCGTACACTAAGGGCCTGCTAATGGCTGACAGCTGTATGCAGAAATTCAAAACCATGGAACCATCTTTTTTCAATTCAAGACCAAGATGAAGCTGCTCTTTTGATTGTTTATCTATTTGGAAGCTGGATCAGATGACTTACGCAATAACTTCTAATCGAGATATGGTCATATATAACTAAGAGCATTACCATAAGCTACGGAACAATGGTGTGATTAAAAGAATTTCTGTGAAAAGACAgacatacataaaaaaaaaagtgcGGTTTTACTATATTCCTCAACATATATCTATATTTTCCAACTTGCCTTTTCAAGAATGTCCCAAGGGTCGCAAGAGCGAAACAAACTAAAGCAAGTATATAATTCAATAATTCATTAACAGCAAACACGAACTACCAGATTGAAATACTCCCATTATAGCATCCTCTTTTGTGCTCAAAACGCAGTAAAATAAGGATCCAAATCTTACGTAGCTCCTCAAATCACGGGTCGGTATCAAAATCCCATTTTTAGAACAAAATGGTCAAGAAAGAACCTGCTTTCTTCATCTCCCATttgatatataatatgatatatataatcttATTGTAGACCAGAAAACCaaatgaaatgaaaaaaaataaagtaaacACCAGTCAATAGAACATAAGCTATATCAAAGGTTAACATGAAAGAAACACAAATTCGTGCCCTGCTGTTAAAATACATACGATAGCAAATTTCTGCAACTAGATTCGCAATTCTTACTTAATTTTCCAGTAACTCGACATGTTACACCAAAATGCAAAAAAGAAATCAtagaaattaatttattttttttaaaatgaagaagaagatgagaAAATTACCCGAATTCGAGCGTGAGCTGCATATCTTAGGAAACCCGGTATGTTGATTTACAGAAATCCCAATCGAGGTTTCGATTTTTGAAAACGTGCAACAAACTATAGTCCCGCTTCAACCAAAACTCTTATTGGGTAAGTGCGATTTTAAGTGATCTGGTTTCCGATTTTTTTGTACAGATCGGCCCGAGCTTTGAGCTTGGGCTTTACGAGAAAGATCCATAATTCCAATCATATAAACGTTTTCCAAATCCATCGTTCGTAGCCCATAAAGTAAAACCTCGAAACCGAAGCTCTGCGCCGATCAAGCGAAATAAGAAACGAGGAGAAGAGAACTCCACCACTGCCGCCCTACATTCTCTGTTCAGAACCTTTCCTATTACCACAAACTAAGGTTAGTTTATCTTTCTGTTAATAACGGCTATAATTTTTGGCTGTAATCGGAAAGAAGCGGCCGATGCACCTAAATTCCTAATTTTTCCGACGCTCTAGAGCTGTGTGTGGTATGTGTATGCATAAGAA is part of the Primulina tabacum isolate GXHZ01 chromosome 18, ASM2559414v2, whole genome shotgun sequence genome and encodes:
- the LOC142533849 gene encoding ubiquitin-related modifier 1 homolog 2-like produces the protein MQLTLEFGGGLELLCNFVKIHQVNVDLQAEENQQLTMKHLLSWVRTNLIKERPEMFMKGDTVRPGVLVLVNDCDWELSGQLDTTLEEKDVIVFISTLHGG